In Lotus japonicus ecotype B-129 chromosome 5, LjGifu_v1.2, one genomic interval encodes:
- the LOC130717812 gene encoding myosin-1-like isoform X2 encodes MSRTSNVPPAFHSIKSLPSEFKLSNNPNTGVGGKHGNHRLRSTDLIASNGSENGASVGEVSKGVHNRAGDMNLFDDESPYGGSDRSFEDRLVNADEELVSVSKPLPSSSTSSRDSRWSDTTPYASKKKLQSWLQLSNGDWALVKIITTSGTESVISLPDGKVLKVKDENLVPANPDILDGVDDLMQLSYLNEPSVLYNLQCRYNQNMIYTKAGPVLVAINPFKKIPLYGNDYIEAYKRKAVESPHVYAITDTAIREMIRDEVNQSIIISGESGAGKTETAKIAMQYLAALGGGSGIEYEILKTNPILEAFGNGKTLRNDNSSRFGKLIEIHFSETGKISGANIQTFLLEKSRVVQCNEGERSYHIFYQLCAGAPPSLREKLNLQSAQDYKYLRQSSCYSITGVDDAEEFHAVMEALDVVHISKGDQDNVFAMLAAVLWLGNISFTVIDNENHVQAVEDEGLFSAAKLIGCDIEDLKLTLTTRKMKVGNDIIVQKLTLSQAMDARDALAKSIYACLFDWLVEQINKSLAVGKRRTGRSISILDIYGFESFNRNSFEQFCINYANERLQQHFNRHLFKLEQEEYIQDGIDWAKVEFEDNQDCLNLFEKKPLGLLSLLDEESTFPNGTDLTFADKLKQHLNSNSCFKGEREKAFTVSHYAGEVTYDTTGFLEKNRDLLHLDSIQLLSSSKSHLPQVFASHMLTQSEKPVVGPLHKSGGADSQKLSVAMKFKGQLFQLMQRLESTTPHFIRCIKPNNLQSPGSYEQGLVLQQLRCCGVLEVVRISRSGFPTRMSHQKFARRYGFLLLENVASQDPLSVSVAILHQFNILPEMFQVGFTKLFFRTGQNFRSGTTMGGGAATTVAMETAEQPKQQGERGNMNLADG; translated from the exons ATGTCTCGGACATCCAATGTCCCACCTGCCTTCCACTCCATTAAATCTTTGCCTTCCGAGTTCAAGCTTAGTAATAATCCAAACACTGGTGTTGGGGGAAAACATGGAAACCATAGATTGAGGAGCACTGATCTGATTGCATCGAATGGTTCCGAAAATGGTGCATCGGTAGGGGAGGTTTCTAAGGGAGTTCACAACCGTGCTGGTGACATGAATCTTTTTGACGATGAATCGCCATACGGGGGGAGTGACAGATCATTCGAAGACAGGCTAGTGAATGCTGATGAAGAGTTGGTATCTGTTTCAAAGCCACTCCCATCAAGTTCAACGTCCTCTAGGGATAGCAGATGGAGTGATACAACTCCTTATGCTTCAAAGAAG AAGCTTCAGTCTTGGCTTCAACTCTCTAATGGGGATTGGGCGCTGGTGAAGATAATAACCACTTCGGGAACAGAATCTGTCATTTCACTGCCTGATGGGAAA GTTTTAAAGGTCAAAGATGAAAACTTGGTACCAGCAAATCCTGATATTCTTGATGGAGTTGATGACCTCATGCAACTTAGTTATTTAAATGAACCATCAGTTTTATACAACCTGCAATGTAGATACAATCAAAATATGATCTAT ACGAAAGCAGGGCCTGTTTTGGTTGCCATAAATCCCTTTAAGAAAATTCCTCTGTATGGTAATGACTATATTGAAGCCTACAAGCGTAAAGCAGTTGAAAGCCCTCATGTATATGCAATTACAGACACTGCCATCAGAGAAATGATACGGG ATGAAGTTAATCAATCAATAATTATAAG TGGAGAGAGTGGAGCAGGGAAGACTGAGACAGCAAAAATAGCAATGCAGTACTTGGCTGCCCTTGGTGGTGGAAGTGGAATAGAGTATGAGATATTAAAGACTAATCCAATACTAGAAGCCTTTGGTAATGGAAAAACACTGAGAAATGACAACTCAAGTCGTTTT GGAAAGCTCATTGAGATTCACTTCAGCGAAACTGGAAAAATATCTGGTGCTAATATTCAAACAT TTTTGTTGGAAAAG TCTAGAGTTGTCCAATGCAATGAAGGGGAAAGATCATATCATATATTTTATCAGCTATGCGCTGGAGCACCACCATCACTAAGGG AGAAGCTAAATCTGCAAAGTGCCCAAGACTATAAATATTTGAGGCAAAGCAGTTGTTATTCAATTACCGGGGTTGATGATGCAGAAGAATTTCACGCAGTCATG GAAGCTCTGGATGTTGTCCATATTAGCAAAGGAGACCAGGATAACGTATTTGCAATGCTTGCTGCAGTATTATGGTTAGGAAACATATCATTTACTGTGATCGATAATGAAAATCATGTTCAAGCTGTTGAGGATGAGG GGCTGTTCAGCGCTGCCAAGTTGATTGGCTGTGACATTGAAGATCTTAAGTTGACTTTAACAActcgtaaaatgaaagttggtaATGACATTATTGTCCAGAAGTTGACGCTTTCTCAG GCTATGGATGCAAGAGATGCTTTGGCGAAATCAATATATGCATGTCTGTTTGATTGGCTGGTTGAGCAAATAAACAAGTCACTTGCAGTTGGCAAAAGACGCACTGGCAGATCTATCAGTATTCTAGATATTTATGGTTTTGAGTCATTCAAT AGGAACAGTTTTGAGCAGTTCTGCATAAATTATGCAAATGAGAGATTACAGCAACATTTTAATCGTCATTTATTCAAGTTAGAACAGGAG GAATATATCCAAGATGGCATTGATTGGGCTAAAGTTGAATTTGAAGACAACCAAGACTGCCTTAATCTTTTTGAAAAG AAACCGCTTGGGCTACTATCTCTGTTAGATGAAGAGTCAACTTTCCCAAATGGCACGGATTTAACATTTGCTGACAAGCTTAAGCAGCATTTGAACTCTAATTCATGCTTCAAAGGAGAACGAGAAAAAGCCTTTACTGTGTCTCATTATGCAGGGGAG GTCACTTATGATACAACCGGATTCCTGGAGAAGAACAGGGACCTACTGCACTTAGATTCCATCCAACTGCTATCCTCAAGCAAGAGTCATCTTCCTCAGGTGTTTGCATCTCACATGCTTACTCAATCTGAGAAGCCTGTAGTTGGTCCCTTACACAAGTCAGGTGGGGCAGATTCCCAAAAGCTTAGTGTTGCTATGAAATTCAAG GGACAATTGTTTCAACTTATGCAACGTTTAGAGAGTACCACTCCACATTTTATTAGGTGCATTAAGCCCAATAACCTCCAATCACCTGGATCATATGAACAAGGCCTTGTACTGCAGCAGTTGAGATGTTGCGGGGTCCTCGAAGTGGTTCGAATATCAAGATCAGGCTTTCCAACTAGAATGTCTCATCAAAAGTTTGCCAGAAG ATATGGGTTTCTTCTCCTTGAAAATGTCGCATCGCAGGATCCACTTAGTGTTTCCGTTgctattcttcatcagtttaACATTTTGCCTGAGATGTTTCAAGTTGGCTTCACAAAATTATTCTTCCGAACAGGACAG AATTTCAGGTCTGGAACCACCATGGGGGGTGGCGCAGCCACTACTGTGGCCATGGAGACTGCTGAGCAGCCAAAACAGCAAGGAGAGAGGGGAAATATGAATTTGGCAGATGGATAG